The genomic region AGTTGCACAAGATGGACAAGGCTCAGTTCCGCATTTTCCAGGAATGGCACCACTCCGTCATTCTGGAAATGGTGGGGCTCAAGGATTTCAGGCCTATTCCGGACCAGATATCCAAGAAACTCCGCGGCCTTGTCACTCCCGCCCAGGTCACCGAATCGCTCAACCTTTTGCTGGAACTGGGCCTCCTGGTCAAGACCGCAAACGGGTACCGCCAGCACGACCCCCTGATTACCACCGATGATGAAGTCCAGGACATGATGGTCAAGCTCTATCATTTCCAGATGCTAAAACTGTCGGCCACCATGCTTAGCGACCTTCCAGGAGCAGAAAGGGACGTTTCGGCGCTCACCTTCGGAATTAAGCGCTCAGATTTCCCCAATTTGAAAAAACACTTACAACTAATGCGAAAAGAACTACTAGATTTCTCTGCAAAAGCTGGAGAAGCGGAGGATGTCGTACAGATCAACATCCAGCTTTTCCCACTTACCCGAGGAGTGTGATGAAATTCTTTTTGCCCATAGCGATGATTGCCGCCTGTGCGTTTTCAGCACTATCCTTGGTTGCGTGTTCCAAGGAGGATTCCACTGCTGGCATCGAAATAGGCAATCCGAACCTAGCCGATCAAGATACTGTGGCAAGCGACACAGCGAACAAGAAACAGCCGGCGCTCCCGCTGGTCGCCGATTTTTCTGTTGACTATTCCGAAATTTCAAAAAAGGGACTCGCAAAGGCGGTTCCCCAGGACGAACCGGTCTTGCTAGACAGCTTTGCACTTGTCTTGACCGAGGTGCGTTCGTTCTCCAGCTACTACTCCAGCGTTTCGGTCGACCCCGTACTGGGCCTCCAGCTTTGGCCTTACGAAGACGATCCCGACGAAGAAATCAACATCGAATTTGCAGGTGGTTCCGCCGTCGAAGACGCCTTCAGGAACATCGATTTGCAGGAAGAAGGCTACCTCAAGGAAATGGGCGTCAGTTTCCGCCCCGCGAAGAAAAACTCCATCTACGGCCATGTCCTTATCGGGAAAAAATACCAGCCATTCGTTTATAGTCTATCCCATTTCCAGTCGCTCATGCTCCGCTACCACTATTCTCAAATAGACACCGCGGACGGAAAGGCTAATTTGTCTGTGATATTCCGTGTCAAGCAATGGATAAAGGATATTGATCTTGCTTCGGCCCAGATTGGCACCGACGGAATTCTCCATCTTGACCCCAATTCCAATATCGACATTTGGGAAAAGCTGAACGAAAACTTTGTGCCGAGTTTCCAGCCGCTGCGCTATGACTACACGACCTCCGAAGGAGTCAATTCCTCGGAATACGTGATCGACATCTGGGAAGGGATCGCAGCGGACGTCAAGGAAAACACGATCATCAACGGGAATTTCCAATCTCCGTTCACGACCGACTGGATTTTGATGAACCAGTTCGGCGGACATGCGGACACCTCGGTCATTATCGAGAACAAAAAAGACCGCATCATGAAGGTGGAAGTGACCCAGGGAGGCACCCGCTCCTACAGCGTCCAGCTCATCCAGGAAAACGTGGCTCTCATCAAGGATGTCGAATACCAGTGCGTATTCACCATCTGGTCCGACGTCGAGGACTCAATCACAGCAAGAATCGGTTCGTACAACACCTACGAAACCGAAGGATTCCAGCAGCACGTGTTCGTTCACAAGACAGGGCATTCCGTCGCCATCACCTTCACGGCCAAAGTGAGCGATCCCTTTGCACGATTCGAACTCAACCTTGGCGGAAAGGTTCGCACCTTCTGGATCAAGGAAGTGCAAGTGATAAGACTTTCGAAGTAACGTCCCTGTAACCTTCTGGTTACTTTTCTACATTTGTGTCATTATGGCAACTATTCCAACTCGTAAAGACAATCTCGTCATCGAAAACATTCGCCCCCAGATCGAAGGTGGGCGTTTTATGCTCAAGCGCGAACCGGGCGACACCGTCACGCTCACTGCGGACATTTTCCGCCACAGCCACGAAAAGTATGACGCGGCGATTTTCTACCGCCACGACTCCAAGAAAAAATGGGAAAAGGCTCCCATGCACTTTGTCGATAACGACCAGTGGGAAGGTTCCTTCACGGTCAACAATATCGGCTACTACGAATACAAGATTTGCGCCTGGACCGTGGAACCCAAGGACGAACCGACCGAAAGCCCCGTGATGAAGCTCCGCGTGGATCCGTCTTACGCACGCATCGGTACGTGGTACGAAATGTGGCCGAAGAGCCAGGGTACCGACCCGAAGAAGAGCGCAACCTGGAAGGATTGCGAGAACCAGCTCGACTACATTGCAAACCTCGGCTTCGACACCGTCTACCTGGTGCCGATTCATCCGATCGGTG from uncultured Fibrobacter sp. harbors:
- a CDS encoding carbohydrate binding domain-containing protein, which produces MMKFFLPIAMIAACAFSALSLVACSKEDSTAGIEIGNPNLADQDTVASDTANKKQPALPLVADFSVDYSEISKKGLAKAVPQDEPVLLDSFALVLTEVRSFSSYYSSVSVDPVLGLQLWPYEDDPDEEINIEFAGGSAVEDAFRNIDLQEEGYLKEMGVSFRPAKKNSIYGHVLIGKKYQPFVYSLSHFQSLMLRYHYSQIDTADGKANLSVIFRVKQWIKDIDLASAQIGTDGILHLDPNSNIDIWEKLNENFVPSFQPLRYDYTTSEGVNSSEYVIDIWEGIAADVKENTIINGNFQSPFTTDWILMNQFGGHADTSVIIENKKDRIMKVEVTQGGTRSYSVQLIQENVALIKDVEYQCVFTIWSDVEDSITARIGSYNTYETEGFQQHVFVHKTGHSVAITFTAKVSDPFARFELNLGGKVRTFWIKEVQVIRLSK
- a CDS encoding TIGR02147 family protein; translation: MEIEEKQKLVEPDILQYTNYRVFLRDYYEYKKKTTSAFSLRFFAEKAGLSSHAHLKLAIDGKRNITKNTVTKLIHGLGLENQRAAYFESLVFFNQAQTDADKQIYYAQLIKASPRSKLHKMDKAQFRIFQEWHHSVILEMVGLKDFRPIPDQISKKLRGLVTPAQVTESLNLLLELGLLVKTANGYRQHDPLITTDDEVQDMMVKLYHFQMLKLSATMLSDLPGAERDVSALTFGIKRSDFPNLKKHLQLMRKELLDFSAKAGEAEDVVQINIQLFPLTRGV